One Alnus glutinosa chromosome 3, dhAlnGlut1.1, whole genome shotgun sequence genomic region harbors:
- the LOC133864773 gene encoding chaperone protein dnaJ 8, chloroplastic, with protein sequence MAAATAAGLIGGNGSSSSSWFKLKDRQRKKKMVNRVMLCSASSSVMDPYQTLRIQPNASESDVKKAFRKLALQYHPDVCRGSNCGVQFHQINEAYDIAMSNLRGESQGIASNMYESYDEDIDDDAMRGMNDPDWDMWEEWMGWEGAGIRDYTSHINPYI encoded by the exons ATGGCTGCTGCTACTGCTGCTGGGCTTATTGGTGGTAAtgggtcttcttcttcttcttggtttaAGCTCAAGGATAggcaaaggaagaagaagatggtgaatAGGGTTATGCTTTGTTCTGCTTCTTCTTCGGTGATGGATCCGTACCAGACTTTGAGGATCCAACCCAATGCCTCTGAATCTGATGTCAAGAAGGCTTTCAGAAAGCTTGCTTTGCAG TATCATCCGGACGTATGCAGAGGAAGCAATTGTGGGGTGCAGTTTCACCAAATCAATGAGGCTTACGAT ATTGCGATGAGTAATTTGAGAGGGGAGTCTCAGGGGATAGCATCGAACATGTATGAGTCGTACGATGAAGATATTGATGATGACGCGATGAGAGGAATGAACGATCCTGATTGGGACATGTGGGAAGAGTGGATGGGATGGGAAGGGGCAGGAATTCGCGACTACACGTCTCATATTAATCCCTATATTTGA